Part of the Liberibacter crescens BT-1 genome is shown below.
ACAGTGAACGGCAATCTTGGCGTCACAGGCAACGAAACAATCAACGGCATTTTGACGGTTTTAGGAGCGATAATATCAAAGGGTGATCTTGTTATTACAGGCAACGAAACAGTGAACGGCAATCTTGGCGTCACAGGCAACGAAACAATCAACGGCATTTTGACGGTTTTAGGATCCATAATATCAAAGGGTGATCTTTCTGGCTCTGTTAACCTTATCGTTCAACAAGGGCCATCTGGTGGTAACTGGCAGATAGTGTTCAAGGATAACACAGGAGCTAATAGAGCCGTTATCTATTTTGATCCAACAGGGAACTTTCTTGTGATTGAGAAACGCTCACCCGATGGCAAAACAATAGAAACGAAGCTGGATATGTCAAAGGGAACTGTTAATATTACTGGCAACCTTAATGTTACTGGCAACCTTATAGTTAATGGAAGGATTATCGCTTGATGGAGTATGGCAATGCTGCGGATATACCTATACTGATCCTTCTTCCGTCACACCGTGCACGACCCTTTTCAGAAGGATATCCTGATGGGTGACAGGGGTCACAGCCACTATGTTTCCTATGAGGATTTCAGGCGTCTTCAGGAAGAGATCAAATGTCTTCAGGAGAATGTCAAGCGTCTTGAAATCAAGATTGACCAGAACAACGATGTCCTTCAGGAGATGGCCAGTGCGTGGAAGACAGGGAAGAACCTTTATAGTTTTTCCAAGGTTATTACTGTGCTTGGAGGTGCCATTCTGGCTATCTTCGCCGTTATAAAACAGTTTCCGCACTGGAAACAGTAAACCGACCCGCGTTAACGGATCGGCTTGGTGCATGATTTTTATACCACACTTATTAGGAGAGGGAAAGAAATTATGTCTGGAAACAGCAAAAACAATTTTAAAACATCACAGCAGGGCATTGATTTTATCAAGGAGAAGGAAGGCTTTGATGCGCATGTCTACAAGGACACTGCAGGTCTTCCAACCATTGGCTATGGTCATCTGATAAAGCCAGGCGAGCATTTTACCACGATGACCCGAGAGCAGGCGGAAGAGTTTCTTAAAAAGGAACTTCGTGAGGCAGAAGCAGCAGTGAACAGCCATGTTACGGTTTCTCTTACCCAAAGCCAGTTCGATGCTCTGGTGAGCTTTGTCTACAATCTTGGCTGTTCTGCTTTTTATGGCTCTACCCTTTTGCATCTTGTCAATGAAGGTCAGTATGAAGCTGCAGCGGAACAGTTTCTGCGCTGGGGCAATGATCACAGGAACGGCAAACTTGTTCCCGTTGCTGGATTAATGAAGCGCAGGAAAGAGGAGAGGCTTATGTTTCTGGGAGAGGTTCATGAAGCAGCATAGAAAAGCATGGTGGCGGAGTAAAACGATATGGTTCAATACAGGAGTTCTTTTTGTCTGTACGATTGCCGACAACGTTGACAGGCTCAACGGTCTTGTTGGCGATCATCTGTTCAGGGTTCTGGCTTTTGTTCTGCCTGTAACGGGTGTGATGCTGCGTCTTATGACGACACAGGGCGTACACAGCGGAAAGGATGACGGAGGCGATGAAACATCATGACATTACTTTATGCGATTCTGGGAGTCATTCTGGCACTTTTCTCGGCATTTGCTGCAGGGCATAGAAAGGGAAAGGCCTCAGCACAGGAAGCGGACAAAAAAGAAACGGAAAGGGTTTTGCATGAAGAAGCCGAGCAGAGGAAGAAAGTTGAAAGCGGGAATAGTCCTTCTACTGCTCTTGACGAGCTGCGCAAGGACGGATGGACTGGCCACTAGAGAGGCAACCTGTACAGGATGGAAGCCAATCATGCTTCCCAAAAATGAAAATATTTCTGGAGAACTGGCTTTACAAATCCTCAATCATGACCGATATGGTGTGACTATAGGATGCTGGAAAAAGCCAGGGAAAGGAGGGTAAAAGGTCTTACCTTTTTCAGGTGCGACTAAACGGACGCTGAAAGCCTTGAAAACCAAGGGGTTGTAATTTTGATTATACTTTCAATAGAAGGATAATCAACTTAAGAGCTTCCTTGTTAAGGATTTGATCTTTTCTAACTATTTTATATAAATTATGCTGCAAAAGAATTAGAAAATAAGGTTGTTTCTTTTATAACCATACATGGATTATCAGGAATTCGTACTGAAATAGCCGTGCCGATATCTTCTCTTGAACGGATTTTCATGGTTCCGTTATGAAGGGAAATAAGGGAACGAGAAATAGCAAGACCTAAACCTGAGCCTCCTTTGCTTTTCGCATATTGGCTTTGAACTTGCTCAAAAGGTTGTCCAATTTTATTGAGAGCTAGTTTGGGAATACCAATCCCTGTATCAGCTATTGTTATAATAACCTTGTTTCTAATTTTACGAGCACGCACCACTATTCGTCCACCGTTGTTAGTAAATTTTACTGCATTGGATAGCAAATTAATCAGAATTTGTTTCATGGCACGTCGATCAGCATTAAATATCAATTCATGAGCAATTTTTTCCTCTACAAGAATGTTTTTTTTCTGAGCAGGAATTGCAATAAAACGCAAGCTTTCTTCAATAAGAGAATGAAGGGCAATCGTTTTTCTTTCAATACGTATATGTTCAGCTTCAATTTTTGACATATCCAGTATATCATTGATAACATTTAAGAGGTGTTTCCCACTATCATGGATATCTTTGGCGTATTCATTATACTTTGTTGACCCTAATGGTCCAAACATTTGATCTTTGAGTATTTCAGAAAAACCTAAAATAGCATTGAGAGGGGTTCGAAGTTCATGAGACATATTCGCTAAAAATTCTGATTTTGCCTTGTTGGCAGCTTCCGCACGCTCTTTTTCAGCTTGGTAGTTTGCGTTAGCAATTGATAGTTCAGATTTCTGGCGTTCAAGTATCTGGCGTGAAGCAGAAAGATCATTGATGGTGGCCATAAGCCGTCGTTCTGATTCCTTTAGTCTTGCCTGATTACGTTTCAATTGTGTAATATCCGTGCCTACAGATACCAAACCACCATCACGGGTTACCCATTCATTGATTTGTAGCCATCGTAAATCAGCAAGTTGTACTTCTGTTGTGATCGCTTGTCCAGGACGGCTAGATACACTAGGAATACGGCGTTCTATTACTGGTCGAATTGATTTGGATTTAACAGCTGAACGTTTAGTTCCCGGAACAAGAATATCATCAGGCAATCCATAGGCTTGCTGATAATGAACGTTACACATGACAAGTTTATCATTTTTATCCCATAGAACAAAAGCTTCTGATGTGCATTCTATTGCTTCTGTTAGACGTTGACCTGCTTCTACATAATATTGCTCCAGACGTTGTTGTTCGGTTACATCCATGGCAATACCAATGATATGCATATGCCCTGATAAAGTTCTCATGACCTGTGCACGTATGCGCATCCAAACATAATGTCCTTGAGAATGACGGATACGAAAAATTTTATCAACCTGAACAGAAGTTCCCCGTGCTATGGATCGGGCGATATCGTAAATAGTTCTATCTTTCGGATAAAAAAGGCGCGCAATTTCCCCAAATGACAGTGCTTTATTTGAATAGGGAATTCCAAGTATTTCATACATGGATTGTGACCAGTAAAATTGCCTGTTTACAAAGTCAAAATCCCAAATACCACATCCTCCGCGAGAAAGAGCTGTTTCTACACGTATATTTGACTCAAGAAAGTTGTCATTGGTTGTTCTTGCTCTATAAAGTTGTATATAGTAATTATACAGGATATAAAATAAAATAGACGATGTTAGTGCAAACAGTGTTACACAGGACGTTGCTTCCTCACGCCAAAGACGTATAATGGGTGCTTGAGGATTAGCTGCTAAAACAAACCCTCCATTTTGAGTTGCTCTTACCAATGATACGTAATACATTTCTTTATCAAGAACAGATTCTAGGATTCCAGCACGGGTGCCAAATTTCTTAAAAAAAAGTAGTTCTGGCATAATTTGGCCAATTTTTTTTCCAACATGAGAAATACCCGATACCGATGAACCAAATATCAAGCCATCTGCTTGAATGAGCAAAATGAAACTTTCAGGGGGTAATTGACTTTGAGGAATTATTGATTCGAGAATTGCTTCAGCTTGTGTACGAGAATTGATATCAAAGTTTATGTTTGTATTAGAAAAGGCTGCAGAAGCTGCTGTTGCTGAGAGTATTAATTCTTGATGTATGCTTTTTTCTCTTTGTATATGATGAGAAGTAATTCTTATAACATTAGCGATTGCTATTAATATAAGGAAAGAAACGCTCAACATAGGGATTAGTCTTTTTAAAAGTAATTGAGCAAAAGAGCAGATAGATATGGGAATAACTCTTAGTTTAGACAAGATGTGCCCATAAGAGATTAATCCCTGTTGATGAAGCTTTGATTGTAACCAGCTATAGGATGATGCTGCATCCTGTGCATTTGTCATGTAAGTCGCCTTGAAAGTAAATCCTCGTGATTGATTCGTATCATTAACGCTTGTCGAATCATGTTCAATGAATCAGAGCTGATTCGTCTTGTCTAGATTAAAAAATAAAGATTTTATTAAAATTTTAAAATATTTATAGTTTTAATATTTTTTTTCTGATTTACAAATATTCCTTGACGAAAAGATAAAGAATATTTTTAAACTTTTTTGAGAGAGAGTTTTTTGTTTATGTTAAGGCGGCAAGGGATTTATAATCAGGATGTTGAGTGCTCGTAACCAGCTGTATTTTTATGCTGATCAGCCAGTTGTTATTCTTGTTGAGCCCCAGCTTGGTGAAAATATTGGTATGGTAGCACGGGCAATGTCAAATTTTTCTCTTTCGAGATTGCGTCTTGTTAATCCCCGTGATGGTTGGCCCAATGAAAGAGCGCGCGTTACTGCATCTAAAGGCGGTTCTATTATTGATAATGTGTGTGTTTTTACCAGTTTGGAGGAAGCGATTGCTGATCTTAATTTCGTGTATGCTACAACAGCTCGGAATCGGGATAGCTTTAAGCCTGTTGATTCACCAGAAAAGGCTGCTTTTGCTTTAAAAATGAGAATACTTTCGCATCAGGCTGTTGGTTTGGTTTTTGGTCGTGAATGTTCGGGATTAACCAATAAGGAATTAACACTTGTTGATGAAATCATTACTTTTCCTGTCAATTCTTCATCGTCTTCTTTGAATATTTCTCAGGCAGTTTTATTAATGGCATGGGAATTCATGAAAATTAATTTGAAAAATGTTTCTGAAAAGAACATTTTAAAATATAATAACAAGCCGGCAACAAAAGATGAACTGTTTAATTTATTTATGCATTTGGAGCATGCTTTAGAGGTTA
Proteins encoded:
- a CDS encoding lysozyme, with product MSGNSKNNFKTSQQGIDFIKEKEGFDAHVYKDTAGLPTIGYGHLIKPGEHFTTMTREQAEEFLKKELREAEAAVNSHVTVSLTQSQFDALVSFVYNLGCSAFYGSTLLHLVNEGQYEAAAEQFLRWGNDHRNGKLVPVAGLMKRRKEERLMFLGEVHEAA
- a CDS encoding PAS domain-containing sensor histidine kinase, encoding MTNAQDAASSYSWLQSKLHQQGLISYGHILSKLRVIPISICSFAQLLLKRLIPMLSVSFLILIAIANVIRITSHHIQREKSIHQELILSATAASAAFSNTNINFDINSRTQAEAILESIIPQSQLPPESFILLIQADGLIFGSSVSGISHVGKKIGQIMPELLFFKKFGTRAGILESVLDKEMYYVSLVRATQNGGFVLAANPQAPIIRLWREEATSCVTLFALTSSILFYILYNYYIQLYRARTTNDNFLESNIRVETALSRGGCGIWDFDFVNRQFYWSQSMYEILGIPYSNKALSFGEIARLFYPKDRTIYDIARSIARGTSVQVDKIFRIRHSQGHYVWMRIRAQVMRTLSGHMHIIGIAMDVTEQQRLEQYYVEAGQRLTEAIECTSEAFVLWDKNDKLVMCNVHYQQAYGLPDDILVPGTKRSAVKSKSIRPVIERRIPSVSSRPGQAITTEVQLADLRWLQINEWVTRDGGLVSVGTDITQLKRNQARLKESERRLMATINDLSASRQILERQKSELSIANANYQAEKERAEAANKAKSEFLANMSHELRTPLNAILGFSEILKDQMFGPLGSTKYNEYAKDIHDSGKHLLNVINDILDMSKIEAEHIRIERKTIALHSLIEESLRFIAIPAQKKNILVEEKIAHELIFNADRRAMKQILINLLSNAVKFTNNGGRIVVRARKIRNKVIITIADTGIGIPKLALNKIGQPFEQVQSQYAKSKGGSGLGLAISRSLISLHNGTMKIRSREDIGTAISVRIPDNPCMVIKETTLFSNSFAA
- a CDS encoding RNA methyltransferase; amino-acid sequence: MLSARNQLYFYADQPVVILVEPQLGENIGMVARAMSNFSLSRLRLVNPRDGWPNERARVTASKGGSIIDNVCVFTSLEEAIADLNFVYATTARNRDSFKPVDSPEKAAFALKMRILSHQAVGLVFGRECSGLTNKELTLVDEIITFPVNSSSSSLNISQAVLLMAWEFMKINLKNVSEKNILKYNNKPATKDELFNLFMHLEHALEVRGYFYPVEKKEKMIDNLRAVLMRPGFTHEELTVLRGVISSLDRFSENFPRGDRRL